A section of the Cryobacterium soli genome encodes:
- the ndk gene encoding nucleoside-diphosphate kinase has translation MTQVQETLVLVKPDGVARNLSGEILRRIEAKGYSLVDIKLVQAERTLLAEHYAEHAGKPFFEPLVEFMESGSILALRIAGDRVIEGFRALAGTTDPTTAAPGTIRGDLGRDWGLKVQQNLVHGSDSPESAARELALWFA, from the coding sequence ATGACCCAGGTCCAGGAAACACTCGTATTGGTCAAGCCCGACGGCGTGGCCCGCAACCTCTCCGGCGAGATCCTCCGCCGCATCGAGGCGAAGGGGTACTCCCTCGTCGACATCAAGCTCGTCCAGGCCGAGCGCACGCTCCTGGCCGAGCACTACGCCGAGCACGCCGGCAAGCCGTTCTTCGAGCCGCTCGTCGAATTCATGGAGAGCGGGTCGATCCTCGCCCTGCGTATCGCCGGTGACCGTGTGATCGAGGGCTTCCGTGCCCTGGCCGGCACCACCGACCCCACCACAGCCGCTCCCGGAACCATCCGCGGCGACCTCGGCCGCGACTGGGGCCTGAAGGTTCAGCAGAACCTGGTTCACGGCTCCGACTCGCCCGAGTCGGCCGCCCGCGAACTGGCGCTCTGGTTCGCCTAA
- a CDS encoding vitamin K epoxide reductase family protein — MPLTSSKKPPVGLAVFLIVAGAIGFAAAFALTLDKFTMLEDPTAQLSCNFSVLVGCSTNLGSWQGALFGFPNPLIGVAAWSVVITIGAAILSGARFARWFWLGLNVGVTGALAFVIWLMGQSFFVLDVLCPWCMVTWVVTIPVFLAVTLYNLKTGIIPGPARVRRLAAVAYSWIFVITIACYLVAATVAQLQMDFLHRL, encoded by the coding sequence GTGCCCCTCACCTCGTCGAAAAAGCCTCCCGTCGGCCTCGCTGTCTTCCTTATCGTTGCGGGGGCGATCGGCTTCGCCGCCGCCTTCGCTCTCACGCTGGACAAGTTCACGATGCTCGAGGATCCGACGGCCCAGCTGTCCTGCAACTTCAGTGTCCTGGTGGGATGCAGCACCAACCTCGGCTCCTGGCAGGGCGCTCTCTTCGGGTTCCCGAACCCGCTGATCGGGGTGGCGGCGTGGAGCGTCGTGATCACGATCGGAGCCGCCATCCTGTCCGGCGCCCGGTTCGCGCGGTGGTTCTGGCTGGGCCTGAACGTCGGCGTGACCGGTGCGCTGGCCTTTGTGATCTGGCTGATGGGCCAGAGCTTCTTCGTGCTCGATGTGCTGTGCCCGTGGTGCATGGTCACCTGGGTGGTGACGATCCCGGTGTTCCTGGCCGTGACCCTGTACAACCTCAAGACCGGCATCATCCCCGGTCCGGCACGGGTGCGCCGCCTCGCGGCGGTGGCCTATTCCTGGATCTTCGTGATCACGATCGCCTGCTACCTGGTCGCCGCGACGGTCGCCCAGCTGCAGATGGACTTCCTGCACCGTCTCTAA
- a CDS encoding DUF4233 domain-containing protein produces the protein MSAARASSVRRSLASIVLGFELIVVFLATLVIFGLSDLPPWVTLGGGALLCLIMVATLGLLRFTWAYAVGWAIQVVIVATGFLNPAMFVVGALFAGMWAYCMISGSRIDRQNNAA, from the coding sequence GTGAGCGCCGCCCGCGCCTCCTCGGTGCGCCGGTCGCTCGCCTCGATCGTGCTCGGCTTCGAGCTCATCGTGGTGTTCCTGGCCACCCTGGTGATCTTCGGACTCAGCGACCTGCCGCCCTGGGTCACCCTGGGCGGGGGAGCGTTGCTCTGCCTGATCATGGTGGCCACGCTCGGCTTGCTACGGTTCACCTGGGCCTACGCGGTCGGATGGGCCATCCAGGTCGTCATCGTCGCCACCGGATTCCTCAACCCTGCCATGTTCGTGGTCGGGGCGCTTTTCGCCGGCATGTGGGCCTACTGCATGATCAGCGGTTCGCGGATCGACAGACAGAACAACGCCGCCTGA